From the Vanessa cardui chromosome 18, ilVanCard2.1, whole genome shotgun sequence genome, one window contains:
- the LOC124537496 gene encoding 3-ketoacyl-CoA thiolase, mitochondrial-like — translation MSVAVKGIFIVGAKRTPFGTFGGVFRNTTATELQTIAATAALKEAGVSPDQIDSVIVGQVMSASQTDGIYTPRHAALKAGIPQDKPALGVNRLCGSGFQSVVNSAQDILTGAARLSLAGGVENMSQAPFAVRGVRFGTVLGASHAFEDTLWAGLTDSYCGLPMGMTAEKLGGQFGITRDDVDNFALRSQQKWKAACDAGAFKAEIEPVTLTIKKKQVKVEVDEHPRPQTTLEGLKKLPPVFKKEGLVTAGTASGISDGAGALVIASEEAAKNLKPLARLVGWSYVGVDPSIMGVGPVPAIENLLKATKLTLNDVDLIEINEAFAAQTLSCAKALKLDMEKLNVNGGAIALGHPLAASGSRITAHLVHELRRRGLKRGIGSACIGGGQGIALMVEVV, via the exons atgtCGGTAGCAGTAAAAG GTATTTTTATCGTGGGTGCTAAGCGCACACCGTTCGGCACATTCGGCGGTGTGTTCCGAAACACGACCGCGACGGAGCTGCAGACCATTGCAGCCACCGCGGCCCTTAAGGAGGCTGGAGTCTCCCCCGACCAAATCGACTCTGTGATTGTCGGTCAAGTTATGTCG GCTTCTCAAACCGATGGCATTTACACTCCACGACACGCAGCTCTCAAAGCAGGGATTCCTCAAGACAAGCCAGCGTTGGGCGTGAACAGGCTCTGCGGGTCCGGTTTCCAGTCTGTGGTGAACAGCGCACAG GATATCCTGACGGGCGCGGCGCGGCTGTCCCTGGCGGGCGGCGTGGAGAACATGTCGCAGGCGCCGTTCGCCGTGCGCGGCGTGCGCTTCGGCACCGTGCTGGGCGCCTCGCACGCCTTCGAGGACACGCTGTGGGCCGGCCTCACGGACTCCTACTGCGGCCTGCCCATGGGCATGACGGCCGAGAAGCTCGGCGGACAGTTCGGCATCACCCGCGACGACGTCGACAACTTCGCGCTGCGCTCGCAGCAGAAGTGGAAGGCCG CGTGCGACGCTGGTGCCTTCAAGGCTGAAATCGAACCCGTCACTTTAACCATTAAGAAGAAGCAAGTGAAAGTGGAAGTTGATGAGCATCCTCGTCCCCAGACAACACTCGAGGGTCTAAAGAAGCTTCCACCTGTGTTCAAGAAGGAAGGTCTTGTAACTGCTGGTACAGCTTCG GGTATAAGCGACGGTGCTGGAGCCCTGGTTATCGCTAGCGAGGAGGCCGCGAAGAACCTGAAGCCGTTGGCCAGGCTCGTGGGCTGGTCCTACGTCGGAGTCGACCCTAGCATCATGGGTGTCGGACCGGTTCCTGCCATCGAGAATCTTCTCAAAGCCACTAAGTTGACTCTTAACGATGTAGACTTAATTGAG ATCAACGAGGCGTTCGCAGCGCAGACGCTGTCGTGCGCGAAGGCGCTGAAGCTGGACATGGAGAAGCTCAACGTGAACGGCGGCGCCATCGCGCTCGGACACCCGCTCGCCGCGTCGGGCAGCCGCATCACCGCGCACCTCGTGCACGAGCTCAG ACGGCGCGGCCTGAAGCGCGGTATCGGCTCCGCGTGCATCGGCGGCGGGCAGGGCATCGCACTCATGGTCGAAGTGGTCTAA
- the LOC124537497 gene encoding acyl-CoA-binding domain-containing protein 6-like: MSDGRPVSGQLKKFVFRGKSSSNGDTRGEYLEIVIPELLSAGYSFYTWPSAPLLAWYLWTQRRNLRGLRILELGCGTGLPGILAAKCGAHVTLTDSVVLPRSLRHLSACCEANGLIPGRDLQVLGLAWGLFLADVHNLRPVDLLLASDCFYEPSQFEEVLSTVAYFLDGTDARFLCAYQERSADWSIEALLKKWGLKGALVDLDSLSESSGLVVLTMASALSDSSDSDFSDDDRTPLDKDFFDACNHVLRITPKLKDSQLLELYGFYKQSMEGKCTTQKPGWLDAKGRRKWEAWKILGDLSSDEAKKKYIDLVQNFDPECKLGVRSGLHESWVTMSSFRYSPEPELVDHEMPLFDAARENMGKLVTKLLSENPELCNERDENGLTALHWAADRDATNALTAALNGGCYVNALDKSDQTPLHYAASCGHVRSTQILLEAGASFLKDDEGCTPLDLATDMEVRHILENAT, translated from the exons ATGAGCGATGGCCGCCCTGTAAGTGGTCAATTGAAGAAATTTGTATTCCGTGGGAAATCTTCTAGCAACGGAGATACAAGAGGTGAATACTTAGAAATTGTTATACCGGAGTTGTTATCAGCTGGGTATTCATTCTACACGTGGCCCTCAGCACCTCTTTTAGCTTGGTATTTGTGGACTCAAAGAAGAAACTTACGTGGTTTACGTATTTTAGAGCTCGGCTGTGGTACTGGATTACCTGGAATCTTAGCAGCTAAGTGCGGTGCTCACGTGACTCTTACAGACAGTGTTGTTTTACCTCGCTCGTTGAGGCACTTGTCGGCTTGCTGTGAGGCCAATGGTTTAATTCCTGGTCGTGATTTACAAGTTCTAGGACTGGCCTGGGGACTTTTTTTGGCCGATGTACATAACTTAAGACCTGTAGACTTGTTACTTGCTTCTGATTGTTTTTACGAACCTTCTCAATTCGAAGAAGTACTTTCAACTGTCGCTTATTTTTTGGACGGAACTGACGCACGATTTTTGTGTGCTTACCAGGAGCGGAGCGCAGATTGGTCAATTGAGGCTCTACTTAAGAAGTGGGGACTGAAAGGCGCACTTGTGGACTTGGATTCGCTGAGTGAGAGTTCTGGT ttagtAGTTTTAACAATGGCTAGTGCACTATCAGACAGTTCTGACTCTGATTTCTCAGATGACGATCGGACCCCTCTGGACAAGGATTTCTTTGATGCCTGTAATCATGTTTTGAGGATTACTCCAAAGCTAAAGGATAGTCAGCTTCTAGAGCTAtatggcttttacaagcaaagCATGGAAGGGAAATGCACAACGCAAAAACCAGGTTGGTTAGACGCCAAAGGCAGAAGAAAATGGGAGGCTTGGAAAATTCTCGGAGATCTTTCTAGTGATGaagctaaaaaaaaatatattgatctaGTTCAGAACTTTGATCCTGAGTGTAAACTTGGGGTACGAAGTGGACTACATGAATCATGGGTCACAATGTCTTCATTTCGATACTCTCCAGAACCTGAACTTGTGGATCATGAAATGCCACTGTTTGATGCAGCAAGGGAGAACATGGGAAAACTCGTTACAAAACTTTTAAGTGAAAACCCTGAGTTGTGTAATGAGAGGGATGAGAATGGATTGACAGCTTTACATTGGGCTGCTGACAGAGACGCTACTAATGCGTTAACCGCTGCTTTGAATGGGGGTTGCTATGTTAATGCCCTGGACAAATCTGATCAGACACCTCTCCATTATGCTGCATCATGTGGCCATGTCAGGTCCACACAAATCCTTTTAGAAGCTGGGGCTTCATTTCTGAAGGATGATGAAGGCTGTACTCCATTGGATCTAGCCACAGACATGGAAGTCAGACACATTCTGGAAAATGCTACCTAA
- the LOC124537495 gene encoding 3-ketoacyl-CoA thiolase, mitochondrial-like, with protein MAVAVNKGVYIVAAKRTPFGKMGGMLRNISPADLLAITAKDALKAGNVAPAVIDTVNVGLVNTLSLSSDGGLAPRHAALKSGVPQEKPALGVNRLCGSGFQAVINSAQDILTGAAQVSLAGGTENMSAVPFVVRNVRFGVPLGVKVDFEDALTSSSLDTYCNFTMPQTAENLADKYSIKRGEVDDFSLQSQKKWKIAQDSGVFKAEITPVPVKVKKQEVIFDKDEHPRPDTTLEQLHKLPVLFRKGGVVTAGNSSGVNDGAGALVLASEEAVKQQNFTPLARLIGWSFVGVDPSTMGIGPVPAIQSLLAATKLTLNDLDLIEINEAFAAQTLACVKALDLDQSKLNVNGGAIALGHPLAASGARITAHLAHELRRRGLKRGIGSACIGGGQGIAVLIETV; from the exons ATGGCTGTTGCTGTAAATAAAG GTGTGTACATCGTGGCAGCGAAACGAACTCCGTTTGGCAAAATGGGAGGCATGTTACGAAATATTTCTCCTGCCGATCTGTTAGCGATTACTGCCAAAGATGCTTTGAAAGCTGGTAATGTAGCACCCGCTGTCATAGATACAGTAAACGTTGGGTTGGTCAACACG CTGAGTTTGAGTTCAGACGGAGGTCTTGCTCCGCGACATGCAGCTCTCAAATCTGGTGTTCCTCAAGAAAAACCGGCGCTTGGCGTAAATAGATTATGTGGTTCGGGATTCCAAGCTGTTATAAACAGTGCACAG GATATTCTGACAGGAGCCGCCCAAGTATCACTCGCTGGTGGAACCGAAAATATGTCAGCTGTTCCATTCGTCGTAAGGAACGTTCGTTTCGGAGTTCCCTTAGGTGTTAAAGTGGACTTCGAAGATGCTCTCACTTCCAGTTCACTAGACACATACTGCAATTTCACGATGCCTCAAACTGCCGAAAATTTAGCTGACAAGTACAGTATTAAGAGGGGAGAAGTTGATGATTTCTCATTACAATCACAGAAGAAGTGGAAAATTG CGCAAGATAGTGGTGTTTTCAAAGCAGAAATAACACCAGTACCTGTCAAGGTGAAGAAGCAAGAAGTCATCTTCGATAAAGATGAACATCCACGACCAGATACAACACTCGAGCAACTCCATAAGTTGCCAGTTTTATTCAGGAAAGGCGGTGTCGTCACTGCGGGAAATTCTTCG GGTGTGAACGATGGTGCTGGCGCTCTTGTCTTGGCAAGTGAAGAAGCGGTCAAGCAACAGAATTTCACCCCACTGGCCCGTCTTATTGGTTGGTCTTTCGTTGGTGTCGACCCCAGCACGATGGGAATCGGGCCGGTTCCCGCTATACAGAGTCTACTCGCCGCTACTAAGCTGACTCTTAATGATTTAGATTTAATcgag ATCAATGAAGCGTTCGCAGCCCAGACTCTTGCATGTGTCAAAGCCTTGGACTTGGACCAGAGCAAGCTGAACGTGAACGGCGGAGCCATCGCACTCGGACATCCGCTGGCCGCTTCTGGTGCCAGGATCACCGCCCATCTGGCGCATGAACTGAG aCGTAGAGGTCTAAAGAGAGGTATCGGTTCAGCTTGTATCGGGGGCGGACAAGGTATCGCGGTGCTTATTGaaacagtttaa
- the LOC124537498 gene encoding 3-ketoacyl-CoA thiolase, mitochondrial-like, protein MALASKGIFVVGAKRTPFCKYGGSLRELPASHAFAAAAKDALNSGNLNPTLVDSTIVGNVNFLSQCDGGKTPRYCGIYAGVSIDKPALGVNKACGSGLQAVLTGAMEILTGSADVCLTGGTELMSSLPILVRNVRFGTTLGSSYHFEDHHQKQFLDSYTGLSLEKMAENIAVKYNISREMSDDFALKSYLKWKAGQESKYFNDELTSLKVMLRKKEILVDKDELPEENMTLDNMAKSQPLLEDGVVVTSLNSSVPADGAAALVLANEATVKRNNLIPLARVVGWAAVGVDPLETGLAAVPAVKKLLQVTDTDIDSVDLFEINETFAAQVLAAVKELKIDDSTVNVNGGALVLGNPVAATGARMAVHLVHHLNRIKAKRGIAVSSCGGGQGVAVMFEAV, encoded by the exons ATGGCACTCGCTTCTAAAG gTATTTTTGTCGTTGGCGCGAAAAGAACGCCATTTTGTAAATATGGCGGTTCTCTACGGGAGTTGCCAGCATCACATGCGTTTGCAGCCGCGGCAAAAGATGCTTTAAATTCTGGAAATCTAAATCCAACCTTAGTTGATAGCACGATTGTTGGAAATGTGAATTTT CTGAGTCAATGCGATGGCGGTAAAACTCCAAGATACTGTGGTATTTATGCCGGGGTTTCTATTGACAAGCCAGCATTGGGAGTAAATAAGGCTTGTGGTTCGGGTTTACAAGCTGTTCTTACTGGTGCTATg GAGATTTTAACAGGTTCTGCTGACGTCTGTCTAACGGGTGGAACGGAACTTATGTCCTCCCTCCCTATACTGGTTCGTAACGTTCGGTTTGGTACAACTCTTGGATCATCATATCACTTCGAAGATCATCATCAAAAACAATTTCTAGATAGCTACACAGGGCTGAGCTTAGAAAAGATGGCAGAAAATATTGccgttaaatacaatataagtaGAGAGATGTCAGATGATTTTGCTCTTAAGAGTTATTTGAAGTGGAAGGCAG GTcaagaatcaaaatattttaacgacGAACTTACCAGTTTGAAAGTGATGTTAAGGAAAAAGGAAATTTTGGTAGACAAGGATGAACTCCCTGAAGAAAACATGACTTTAGATAATATGGCCAAATCACAGCCGTTACTCGAAGACGGAGTGGTCGTCACATCTTTAAACTCATCG GTGCCTGCAGACGGAGCTGCAGCTCTCGTTCTGGCCAACGAAGCCACAGTCAAGCGTAACAACTTGATTCCTCTGGCGAGAGTGGTGGGTTGGGCTGCTGTCGGGGTCGACCCCCTTGAGACTGGACTGGCGGCTGTACCGGCTGTGAAGAAACTATTACAAGTTACTGACACGGATATTGACAGTGTCGACTTATTTGAG ATAAATGAGACATTTGCTGCTCAAGTTTTGGCCGCTGTTAAGGAGTTAAAAATAGACGATAGCACAGTCAACGTAAACGGCGGCGCCCTTGTGCTCGGCAACCCTGTGGCCGCAACTGGCGCTAGAATGGCCGTTCATCTTGTTCACCATCTTAA TCGTATCAAAGCGAAGCGGGGAATCGCTGTATCCAGCTGTGGGGGTGGGCAAGGAGTGGCGGTTATGTTTGAAGCTGTCTAA
- the LOC124537267 gene encoding probable protein BRICK1-B, with the protein MSQPPRETIQKQIQQDWANREYIEVITGSIKKITDFLNSFDMSCRSRLAALHEKLVSLERKIDYLEACVTKGETLT; encoded by the exons ATGTCACAACCACCTCGAGAaactatacaaaaacaaatccaGCAAGATTGGGCAAACAGAGAGTACATTGAAGTAATAACAGGAAGCATTAAGAAAATAAcagattttcttaattcttttG ataTGTCCTGTAGATCTCGCTTGGCTGCATTACACGAAAAACTAGTTTCATTAGAGAGAAAAATTGACTATTTGGAAGCTTGT gtcACCAAAGGAGAGACGCTGacataa